From Rhododendron vialii isolate Sample 1 chromosome 10a, ASM3025357v1, the proteins below share one genomic window:
- the LOC131303105 gene encoding uncharacterized protein LOC131303105 — MELFNYKHSSLRNVIERCFEVLKARFPILKHMPSYNEARQPGTKTACCVIHNWIIMNRGRDEFCDDFEDDGQWEGGENEEGNAANVGPVEPFNMLPHNTQLMAQRRTELAQWMWESYDD, encoded by the coding sequence ATGGAGTTGTTCAATTACAAGCATTCGTCGTTGAGGAATGTGATAGAGCGATGCTTTGAAGTCCTGAAAGCAAGGTTCCCCATCCTTAAGCACATGCCGAGTTATAATGAAGCCCGTCAACCTGGAACTAAAACAGCATGTTGTGTTATTCACAATTGGATAATAATGAACAGGGGGAGGGATGAATTTTGTGATGACTTTGAGGACGACGGACAATGGGAGGGTGGAGAGAACGAGGAAGGGAATGCGGCAAATGTGGGTCCGGTTGAGCCCTTTAACATGTTGCCACATAACACACAATTGATGGCTCAAAGGCGGACTGAATTGGCTCAATGGATGTGGGAGTCTTATGATGATTGA
- the LOC131303241 gene encoding ribonucleoside-diphosphate reductase large subunit — protein MYVVKRDGRQEAVHFDKITARLKKLSYGLSIDHCDPVLVSQKVCAGVYKGVTTSQLDELAAETAAAMTANHPDYASLAARIVVSNLHKNTKKSFSETIKDMYNHVNERSGQNSSLIADDVYEIIMKNAARLDSEIIYDRDFDYDYFGFKTLERSYLLKVQGKVVERPQHMLMRVAVGIHKDDIDSAIKTYHLMSQRWFTHASPTLFNAGTPRPQLSSCFLVCMKDDSIEGIYDTLKECAVISKSAGGIGVSVHNIRATGSYIRGTNGTSNGVVPMLRVFNDTARYVDQGGGKRKGAFAVYLEPWHADVFEFLDLRKNHGKEEHRARDLFYALWIPDLFMQRVQSNDQWSLFCPNEAPGLADCWGEEFENLYTQYERQGKAKKVVPAQNLWFEILKSQIETGTPYMLFKDSCNRKSNQQNLGTIKSSNLCTEIVEYSSPSETAVCNLASIALPRFVREKGVPLESHPSKIVGSRGSKSRYFDFDKLAEVTAIVTVNLNKIIDVNHYPVETARRSNFRHRPIGIGVQGLADAFILLGMPFDSPEAQKLNKDIFETIYFHALKASSELAAKEGPYETYSGSPVSKGILQPDMWNVKPSSRWDWDDLRGMIAKNGVRNSLLVAPMPTASTSQILGNNECFEPYTSNIYSRRVLSGEFVVVNKHLLHDLTEMGLWSPTVKNQIIHEDGSVLQISGIPDDLKFIYKTVWEIKQRTLVNMAVDRGCYIDQSQSLNIHMDQPNFGKLTSLHFHAWSNGLKTGMYYLRSRAAADAIKFTVDTSMLKEKPKIEDDDSAKMSQMVCSLTNRDECMACGS, from the exons ATGTATGTGGTGAAGAGAGATGGGCGCCAGGAAGCCGTGCACTTCGACAAGATCACGGCCCGCCTCAAGAAGCTGAGTTACGGGCTCAGCATCGACCACTGCGATCCGGTCCTCGTGTCTCAGAAGGTGTGCGCGGGCGTCTACAAGGGCGTCACCACCAGTCAACTCGATGAATTGGCCGCCGAAACTGCTGCCGCAATGACCGCCAATCACCCCGATTATGCTTcc TTGGCTGCTAGAATTGTTGTTTCAAATCTGCACAAGAACACCAAGAAGTCATTTTCTGAGAC GATCAAGGATATGTACAACCATGTCAATGAGAGATCCGGACAGAATTCTTCTTTGATAGCTGATGATGTTTATGAAATAATCATGAAG AATGCTGCTCGATTGGACAGTGAGATTATATATGATCGTGACTTTGACTATGATTACTTTGGTTTCAAAACCCTTGAGAGATCCTACCTGTTGAAGGTCCAAGGAAAAGTTGTTGAAAGGCCTCAACACATGTTGATGAGGGTTGCTGTTGGGATCCATAAAGATGATATTGATTCTGCTATCAAGACATATCATTTGATGTCTCAGAGATGGTTCACTCATGCATCGCCTACCCTTTTCAATGCCGGGACACCAAGGCCCCAA CTGAGTAGCTGCTTCTTGGTGTGCATGAAAGATGATAGTATTGAAGGAATCTATGATACTTTGAAGGAGTGTGCTGTTATCAGCAAGTCTGCTGGAGGAATTGGAGTCTCTGTCCATAACATCCGTGCAACAGGGAGTTATATCCGTGGAACAAATGGTACTTCAAATGGTGTAGTTCCAATGCTACGAGTTTTTAATGACACTGCCCGTTATGTTGATCAAGGAGGTGGCAAGAGGAAGG GGGCCTTTGCGGTTTACCTGGAGCCATGGCATGCTgatgtatttgaatttttggatTTGAGGAAAAACCATGGCAAG GAAGAGCACAGAGCACGGGATCTATTTTATGCTCTCTGGATACCTGATCTGTTTATGCAGAGAGTCCAGAGTAATGATCAATGGTCTTTGTTTTGTCCAAATGAGGCTCCAGGTTTGGCTGATTGTTGGGGTGAAGAATTTGAGAACCTTTACACTCAATATGAAAGAcag GGCAAGGCAAAGAAAGTTGTCCCAGCGCAGAACCTCTGGTTTGAGATTTTGAAATCCCAGATAGAAACTGGAACTCCATACATGCTATTTAAG GATTCTTGCAATAGAAAAAGCAATCAGCAGAATCTGGGCACTATCAAATCATCAAACTTGTGCACTGAGATAGTTGAGTACTCAAGTCCATCAGAAACTGCTGTATGTAACCTGGCGTCAATTGCCCTACCACGATTTGTAAGAGAGAAG GGTGTTCCATTAGAATCACATCCATCTAAAATTGTTGGCAGCAGAGGGTCTAAAAGTCgatattttgattttgacaaATTAGCTGAG GTTACTGCAATTGTCACTgtgaatcttaacaaaataattGATGTCAACCACTACCCGGTGGAAACTGCAAGAAGGTCGAATTTTCGACACAGGCCCATCGGTATTGGAGTTCAGGGACTTGCTGATGCCTTCATATTACTTGGCATGCCATTTGATTCACCAGAG GCTCAAAAGTTGAACAAAGATATATTTGAGACCATATACTTCCATGCTCTAAAAGCTTCTTCTGAGTTGGCTGCAAAAGAAGGTCCCTATGAGACATATAGTGGAAGTCCTGTGAGCAAG GGAATTCTTCAACCGGACATGTGGAATGTTAAACCTTCGAGTCGATGGGACTGGGATGATCTTCGGGGTATGATAGCAAAGAATGGAGTAAGAAATTCACTTCTTGTAGCACCTATGCCCACCGCTTCAACTAGCCAGATTCTAGGAAATAATGAGTGCTTTGAACCGTATACCTCCAACATCTATAGTCGAAGAGTTCTGAG TGGTGAGTTTGTTGTGGTGAATAAACACCTTCTTCATGACCTAACCGAGATGGGACTTTGGTCACCTACAGTTAAGAACCAGATAATTCACGAGGATGGATCCGTTCTGCAGATATCAGGAATTCCTGATGATCTGAAATTTATTTATAA GACTGTTTGGGAGATCAAACAGAGGACATTGGTTAATATGGCGGTTGATCGTGGATGCTATATAGACCAGAGTCAGAGCCTAAACATACACATGGATCAGCCTAATTTTGGAAAACTTACTTCCTTGCACTTTCATGCATGGTCCAAT